In Paenibacillus larvae subsp. larvae, the following proteins share a genomic window:
- a CDS encoding NADH-quinone oxidoreductase subunit A, whose product MYTTKYVIVAIFVGLGILLPITALTLGKWLRPHKPVQEKYTTYESGNEPVGEGQIRFNIRYYLFALMFIVFDVETVFLYPWAVAYKKLGLFALVEMCIFVAMLAVGLLYAWKKKVLKWNSV is encoded by the coding sequence ATGTACACTACAAAGTATGTCATTGTAGCAATCTTTGTTGGACTGGGGATTCTACTCCCGATTACTGCACTTACCCTTGGAAAATGGTTAAGGCCCCATAAGCCGGTCCAGGAAAAGTACACAACCTATGAAAGTGGAAACGAACCAGTCGGGGAAGGGCAAATCCGTTTTAACATCCGGTATTACCTGTTTGCCCTTATGTTTATCGTCTTTGACGTGGAAACTGTTTTTTTGTATCCGTGGGCAGTAGCTTATAAAAAGCTGGGGCTGTTTGCTTTAGTTGAAATGTGCATTTTTGTTGCCATGCTGGCAGTTGGACTTCTCTATGCCTGGAAAAAGAAGGTGTTAAAATGGAATTCCGTTTAG
- a CDS encoding YxlC family protein — MKRKDEMNQSLSGPREQRQETEDIPEELNVLLAQLKQAEELFPVKVPSAEQLDQQLAEKLKQQKAASRRELAWFSLSSLAVISVSFLTFTEIPAVFMGIQLAASLGIPAGYLLVLQRKRRKDEVL, encoded by the coding sequence ATGAAACGTAAAGACGAAATGAATCAGAGCTTGTCGGGGCCCAGGGAACAGAGGCAGGAGACGGAGGATATCCCCGAGGAACTGAACGTTCTTCTTGCGCAGTTAAAACAGGCGGAGGAGCTTTTTCCTGTAAAGGTACCCTCTGCAGAGCAGCTTGACCAACAGCTTGCCGAAAAATTGAAACAACAAAAGGCTGCGTCCCGCAGGGAACTGGCCTGGTTTTCATTGTCTTCTTTGGCAGTAATATCCGTATCTTTCCTTACCTTTACGGAGATACCTGCCGTCTTCATGGGTATCCAGCTGGCAGCTTCTTTAGGTATCCCGGCCGGTTATTTGCTGGTTTTGCAGCGGAAAAGAAGAAAGGACGAAGTCCTATGA
- a CDS encoding F0F1 ATP synthase subunit delta, whose protein sequence is MNNDIVVAKRYAKALFEVAQEQNTVSQVEEELKVMVELIQGDRELDAFLNHPNVESDVKNDVLQKTLEGKMSAPVLNTLKLMVSRKRIGILPVLLHDFVDIANEKLGRANAVVHTPFALNPEQEKDLIDYFAKLTGKTIRLETVLDSSLIGGVTVQIGDRVYDGSLKGKLDRLQKSLKQAQSL, encoded by the coding sequence ATGAACAATGATATCGTTGTTGCTAAACGTTATGCCAAAGCACTTTTCGAAGTAGCCCAGGAGCAAAACACAGTTTCCCAAGTGGAAGAAGAGCTGAAAGTAATGGTCGAACTGATTCAGGGTGATAGGGAATTGGATGCTTTTCTAAACCATCCCAACGTGGAATCGGATGTGAAAAATGACGTTCTGCAAAAAACATTGGAAGGGAAAATGTCCGCCCCTGTTCTGAATACTTTAAAATTGATGGTATCCAGAAAACGGATAGGCATTTTGCCTGTTTTGCTCCATGACTTTGTAGATATCGCCAACGAGAAACTTGGCAGGGCAAATGCGGTGGTGCATACACCATTTGCTCTTAATCCGGAACAAGAAAAAGATCTCATCGATTATTTCGCTAAATTAACTGGTAAGACCATACGTTTAGAAACTGTTCTAGATTCAAGTCTTATTGGCGGTGTTACTGTCCAAATCGGAGACCGTGTATATGACGGCAGCTTGAAAGGTAAGCTGGACCGTTTACAAAAATCATTGAAACAAGCTCAATCACTGTAG
- the atpA gene encoding F0F1 ATP synthase subunit alpha: MSIRPDEISTLIKQQIVNYKSTDLDVVDVGTVIQIGDGIARVHGLENAMAGELLEFSNGVMGMALNLEENNVGIVILGPYTDIREGDQVKRTGRIMEVPVGEELLGRVVNPLGQPLDERGPIETKQYRPIESPAPGVMARKSVHEPMQTGMKAIDSMVPIGRGQRELIIGDRQTGKTSIAIDTIINQKGNGMKCVYVAIGQKQSTVANVVETLRRHGALDYTIIVTASASEPSPLLYLAPYAGCAMGEYFMYKGEHVLVVYDDLSKQAAAYRELSLLLRRPPGREAYPGDVFYLHSRLLERAAKLNDELGGGSLTALPFIETQANDVSAYIPTNVISITDGQIFLESDLFYSGQRPAVNVGNSVSRVGGSAQIKAMKKVAGTLRLDLAQYRELAAFSQFGSDLDKSTLARLNRGERTLEILKQGVNEPLPVEKQVVSIYTAVKGFLDDIPVVDVMRFEKEFLSFIESNKPEVLENIRETNDLTSENEQVLQDAINQFKKGFAPSE; this comes from the coding sequence TTGAGTATCAGACCTGATGAAATCAGTACGCTGATTAAACAGCAAATTGTTAACTATAAATCAACTGATTTGGACGTAGTTGATGTAGGAACTGTTATCCAGATTGGTGACGGTATTGCCCGCGTTCACGGGCTGGAAAATGCAATGGCCGGCGAGCTTCTTGAGTTCTCTAACGGCGTTATGGGTATGGCGCTGAACCTGGAAGAAAACAACGTGGGTATCGTTATTCTGGGGCCGTATACAGACATTCGTGAGGGAGACCAAGTAAAGCGTACCGGACGCATTATGGAGGTTCCTGTTGGTGAAGAGCTTCTTGGCCGGGTAGTGAATCCTCTGGGTCAACCACTTGACGAAAGAGGCCCGATTGAAACGAAGCAATATCGCCCTATTGAGTCTCCGGCTCCTGGAGTTATGGCCCGTAAATCGGTTCACGAGCCTATGCAGACAGGAATGAAAGCCATTGACTCCATGGTCCCGATCGGACGCGGCCAACGTGAGTTGATTATTGGCGACCGCCAAACCGGTAAAACCAGTATTGCCATTGACACGATTATTAACCAAAAAGGCAACGGCATGAAGTGCGTATACGTAGCTATCGGACAAAAACAGTCCACGGTAGCAAATGTAGTAGAAACCCTTCGCCGCCATGGCGCTCTGGATTATACTATCATCGTAACAGCAAGTGCTTCCGAGCCTTCCCCGTTGCTTTATCTGGCTCCTTATGCCGGCTGCGCAATGGGTGAGTATTTTATGTACAAAGGCGAGCACGTTTTGGTTGTGTATGACGACCTGTCCAAGCAAGCAGCTGCATATCGCGAACTTTCCCTGCTGCTCCGCCGTCCGCCGGGCCGCGAAGCTTACCCAGGGGACGTTTTCTACTTGCATTCCCGTCTTCTTGAGCGTGCAGCTAAATTGAATGATGAACTGGGTGGAGGTTCTTTAACCGCCTTGCCGTTCATTGAAACACAAGCGAATGACGTATCTGCGTATATTCCGACTAACGTAATTTCCATTACAGACGGACAGATCTTCCTGGAATCCGACTTGTTCTACTCCGGTCAGCGCCCTGCGGTTAACGTAGGTAACTCTGTATCCCGGGTAGGGGGTTCGGCGCAGATCAAAGCAATGAAGAAAGTTGCCGGTACCCTGCGTCTGGATTTGGCTCAATATCGTGAGCTTGCCGCCTTCTCGCAGTTCGGTTCGGATCTTGATAAATCGACGCTTGCCCGTTTGAACCGTGGTGAACGTACACTCGAAATTCTGAAACAGGGTGTGAATGAACCTCTGCCGGTTGAAAAACAGGTAGTTAGTATCTATACCGCTGTCAAAGGATTCCTGGATGATATCCCAGTTGTTGATGTGATGCGTTTCGAAAAAGAATTCCTCTCTTTCATCGAAAGCAACAAGCCGGAAGTGCTTGAAAATATTCGGGAAACCAATGACCTTACTAGCGAAAACGAACAAGTGTTACAAGATGCCATTAATCAGTTCAAAAAAGGATTCGCACCTTCCGAATAA
- a CDS encoding NuoB/complex I 20 kDa subunit family protein gives MEFRLDAVLPEVQEELQRNVFTTTLDQVKAWARSSSLWPLTFGLACCAIEMMGTGAAHYDLDRFGVIFRTSPRQADVMIVAETVTKKMAPLLRRLYEQMPEPKWVIAMGSCATAGGPYVKSYAVVKGVDQVVPVDVYIPGCPPNPAALIYGIHKLQEKIRYEAKTGKRVTNL, from the coding sequence ATGGAATTCCGTTTAGATGCCGTCTTACCCGAGGTTCAGGAGGAACTGCAGCGCAATGTCTTTACTACAACACTGGATCAGGTGAAGGCATGGGCGCGAAGCAGTTCGCTCTGGCCATTAACGTTTGGTCTGGCCTGCTGCGCCATAGAAATGATGGGAACAGGGGCAGCCCATTATGATTTAGACCGTTTTGGAGTCATATTTCGTACCTCTCCCAGGCAAGCCGATGTAATGATCGTAGCGGAAACCGTAACGAAAAAAATGGCTCCTTTGCTGCGCCGTCTATACGAACAGATGCCGGAACCAAAATGGGTAATTGCCATGGGGTCCTGTGCAACGGCGGGAGGACCTTATGTGAAGTCTTATGCAGTAGTTAAGGGAGTGGATCAGGTCGTTCCGGTTGACGTTTACATCCCGGGTTGTCCGCCCAATCCGGCTGCCTTAATCTATGGCATTCATAAGCTGCAGGAAAAAATACGCTATGAAGCGAAAACCGGAAAGCGGGTGACCAACCTGTGA
- a CDS encoding ATP synthase subunit I, which translates to MNDYLKTAMRFALFFLSICLLTWALSVPLRPYVAGLILGVSVSLFNAYLLKRRIEVITLYSLQNKGKKVSLGFVTRACSALLAVMIAVKYAGQIHLVTTIIGLFLIQLFMLLIGILSNKGYKA; encoded by the coding sequence ATGAATGATTACCTTAAGACCGCCATGCGCTTCGCTCTCTTTTTCCTGAGCATCTGTTTGCTTACCTGGGCTTTATCGGTCCCGCTTAGACCATATGTGGCCGGACTGATTCTAGGAGTTTCAGTCAGCTTGTTCAATGCTTACCTGCTAAAGCGGAGAATCGAAGTAATCACCTTGTACAGCTTGCAGAACAAAGGGAAAAAGGTTAGTCTGGGGTTTGTGACCAGAGCTTGTTCCGCTTTGCTTGCCGTTATGATTGCTGTCAAGTATGCCGGACAAATTCATCTAGTTACCACCATTATCGGATTATTCCTTATACAGCTTTTCATGCTGTTGATTGGTATTTTATCCAACAAAGGATATAAAGCGTAG
- a CDS encoding NADH-quinone oxidoreductase subunit C, whose protein sequence is MTEEHLNKKTGDENGQQEETVEKAAGKPVDSSSTEETTAREMSKVTEDAKKTAAEAIDADKEVKRKAAAEARAGRAAAKAAEEAAKPKEPSPNQPLLDRMVQILTDRVHEEVIQEAYINELNGHLPCVVIHPEHWYQAAEEIHAHEEFACNYLSNLTGIDQKSHLEMVYHLRSIPSGREYMVKVKTDRDRPSIPSVTPIWPTANWNEREVYDLLGVDFPGHPDLRRIMMPDDWVGHPLRKDYEPLDPEV, encoded by the coding sequence GTGACCGAGGAACATCTGAACAAAAAAACTGGAGATGAAAACGGACAGCAAGAGGAGACAGTGGAGAAAGCTGCTGGAAAACCGGTAGATTCCTCCTCAACTGAAGAGACAACTGCCCGGGAGATGAGCAAGGTAACAGAGGATGCGAAAAAAACGGCTGCGGAAGCAATAGATGCGGACAAGGAGGTGAAGCGGAAAGCGGCAGCGGAAGCGAGGGCGGGCCGTGCTGCAGCCAAAGCGGCCGAAGAAGCGGCAAAACCAAAAGAACCTTCCCCAAATCAACCGCTACTGGATAGGATGGTTCAGATTTTAACAGATCGGGTCCATGAAGAAGTGATCCAGGAAGCCTATATCAATGAACTTAACGGACATCTTCCCTGCGTAGTGATTCACCCTGAGCATTGGTATCAGGCGGCCGAGGAAATACATGCGCATGAAGAATTCGCGTGCAACTATCTGAGCAATCTAACCGGCATTGACCAGAAATCCCATTTGGAAATGGTTTACCACTTGAGGTCAATCCCTTCTGGAAGAGAATACATGGTAAAGGTGAAAACCGATCGGGATCGGCCTTCCATTCCTTCTGTGACTCCTATTTGGCCGACGGCTAATTGGAATGAAAGAGAAGTCTATGACCTTCTTGGAGTGGACTTTCCGGGGCATCCGGACCTGCGAAGAATTATGATGCCCGATGATTGGGTAGGCCACCCTCTAAGAAAAGACTATGAACCGCTTGACCCGGAGGTGTAG
- the atpF gene encoding F0F1 ATP synthase subunit B has product MSWHWESFVFAIFAFAILYWLLNKYAFGPLFGIMEKRAELVQEQLKSAETNRTQAEQLVAEQKEAIQEARKDAYNIVEQAKQASTRQAEEIVHKAKEDASRIKEEAVRDIESEKNKAIAALREQVGDMSVLIASKVLEKEVDAGEQQKLVNQYLKEVEGDKYEQ; this is encoded by the coding sequence ATGTCTTGGCATTGGGAATCGTTTGTGTTTGCGATTTTTGCCTTTGCAATTTTATATTGGCTTTTAAATAAATATGCGTTCGGCCCATTATTCGGCATTATGGAAAAACGCGCGGAACTGGTTCAAGAACAGCTTAAATCAGCTGAAACTAACCGTACGCAGGCAGAGCAGCTGGTAGCAGAGCAAAAAGAGGCTATCCAGGAAGCGCGCAAGGATGCTTACAATATTGTCGAACAGGCTAAACAGGCCAGCACACGGCAAGCGGAAGAGATCGTACACAAAGCCAAAGAGGATGCTTCCCGCATCAAGGAAGAGGCTGTACGTGATATTGAAAGCGAAAAGAACAAAGCTATTGCTGCCCTTCGCGAGCAAGTCGGCGATATGTCCGTGTTGATTGCCTCGAAGGTTCTTGAAAAAGAAGTCGATGCAGGCGAGCAGCAAAAACTTGTGAACCAATACCTCAAAGAGGTAGAGGGGGACAAGTATGAACAATGA
- a CDS encoding AtpZ/AtpI family protein: MKTPNSNPNPWKAAGLVSAMGLDIAACTLFGYWIGRYFHLHFGWSKNWILGGVFTGFFIGIATVIILLKKFLEDSNE, translated from the coding sequence TTGAAAACGCCTAACTCTAACCCTAATCCGTGGAAGGCCGCCGGGTTAGTCAGTGCCATGGGGTTGGACATAGCCGCTTGCACATTGTTTGGTTATTGGATTGGACGCTATTTCCATCTGCATTTTGGCTGGTCGAAAAACTGGATATTGGGCGGTGTTTTTACCGGATTTTTCATCGGAATAGCCACTGTAATAATACTGCTCAAGAAGTTCTTGGAGGACTCAAATGAATGA
- a CDS encoding F0F1 ATP synthase subunit epsilon, whose amino-acid sequence MSTFLLEIVTPERKVYEANVHMVIAEGVEGQLGILPNHIPLVTPLKIAPFRAKLENGTEDAIAVNGGFMEVQKDKVIVLAESAELPGDIDVERAQAAKMRAENRLAQKQDELDFRRAERALQRALNRLEVHGLKRQ is encoded by the coding sequence GTGAGTACTTTCCTTTTGGAAATTGTAACTCCGGAACGCAAAGTGTATGAGGCAAATGTTCATATGGTTATCGCGGAAGGGGTGGAAGGGCAGCTTGGTATTCTGCCTAATCACATTCCTCTGGTCACACCTTTGAAAATCGCACCTTTCCGGGCCAAGCTCGAAAATGGAACGGAAGATGCCATAGCTGTGAATGGCGGTTTCATGGAAGTGCAAAAAGATAAGGTGATCGTGCTGGCGGAAAGTGCCGAACTTCCGGGGGATATCGATGTTGAACGTGCTCAAGCTGCAAAAATGCGTGCGGAGAATCGCCTTGCCCAAAAGCAGGACGAATTGGATTTCCGCCGGGCTGAACGGGCTCTTCAAAGGGCATTGAACCGGCTTGAAGTTCATGGTTTGAAAAGACAATAA
- a CDS encoding sigma factor-like helix-turn-helix DNA-binding protein: MLLKHYYGFTYEEIAEMMNVPTGTIKSRVSIGLKGLRKELKADET, translated from the coding sequence ATTCTGCTGAAGCATTACTATGGGTTTACTTATGAGGAGATAGCCGAGATGATGAATGTTCCGACAGGTACTATAAAATCGAGAGTGTCCATTGGACTCAAAGGGCTAAGAAAGGAGCTGAAAGCAGATGAAACGTAA
- the atpE gene encoding F0F1 ATP synthase subunit C produces MEFLAAALAIGLGAIGAGVGNGLIVSKTVEGIARQPELRGALQTTMFIGVGIVEVVPIIGVVLGFLMFFK; encoded by the coding sequence ATGGAATTTTTAGCAGCAGCTTTAGCTATTGGATTAGGCGCTATCGGCGCAGGTGTGGGTAACGGTTTGATCGTAAGTAAAACAGTAGAAGGTATCGCTCGCCAGCCTGAGCTTCGCGGTGCCCTGCAAACTACGATGTTTATCGGTGTTGGTATTGTTGAGGTTGTTCCGATCATCGGTGTCGTACTTGGTTTCCTAATGTTCTTTAAATAA
- the atpG gene encoding ATP synthase F1 subunit gamma, with product MAVSMRDIKRQIKSIQNTKQITKAMEMVAASNLRKAQEAAQSSRPYVEKIKEFVSGIAAGTSGFKHPMLDKRPIKKTGYLVITSDRGLAGGFNSNLLRKLMNTFNTKHASKDEYAVFVVGRKGRDFLKRRGIPIVEEVTGLPDNVNFSDIKSIANAAVTMFAEGEFDELYLVYNQFINAISQVPVEKRFLPLDDVTEDATTISYEYEPSPEGVLEILLPRYAETLIYSAVLESKASEFGARMTAMGSATKNATKMISNLTLTYNRARQAAITQEISEIVAGANAL from the coding sequence TTGGCTGTATCCATGCGCGATATTAAGCGTCAGATCAAAAGTATCCAAAATACGAAGCAAATCACCAAAGCGATGGAGATGGTCGCGGCATCTAACCTGAGGAAAGCTCAGGAAGCGGCACAATCCTCCAGACCTTATGTGGAAAAGATCAAAGAGTTTGTCTCTGGCATTGCCGCCGGAACATCAGGGTTTAAGCATCCTATGCTGGACAAAAGACCAATCAAAAAGACGGGCTATCTTGTAATAACTTCCGACCGCGGGCTTGCCGGCGGGTTTAACTCTAACTTGCTTCGTAAATTGATGAATACTTTTAACACCAAGCATGCATCCAAGGACGAGTACGCGGTATTTGTAGTAGGACGAAAAGGCAGAGACTTTCTCAAAAGACGCGGTATTCCCATCGTAGAAGAAGTAACGGGATTGCCTGATAATGTCAATTTTTCTGACATTAAATCCATTGCCAATGCTGCGGTAACGATGTTCGCAGAAGGCGAATTTGATGAATTGTATCTCGTATATAATCAGTTCATTAATGCAATTTCCCAAGTTCCTGTAGAAAAACGTTTCTTGCCGCTGGATGATGTGACAGAAGACGCTACAACAATCAGCTATGAATATGAACCGTCTCCGGAAGGTGTACTGGAAATTCTTCTTCCAAGATATGCTGAGACTCTGATTTACAGTGCGGTATTGGAGAGCAAGGCCAGCGAATTTGGGGCTCGGATGACAGCTATGGGTAGTGCGACGAAGAATGCGACGAAGATGATTTCCAACCTTACCCTTACCTATAACCGGGCACGACAAGCTGCCATTACTCAGGAGATTTCTGAGATTGTGGCTGGCGCCAATGCTCTGTAG
- a CDS encoding sigma-70 family RNA polymerase sigma factor, whose product MESTQEQTRIKQAQSGDQKALALLFHHYYPFLFKYALKLTWSRETAEDFVQETMLKAMTHLSSYNGTSRFSSWLVTIGTRQYFDQIRKCKREKKWIEEEKKHALRKLQWNFGTHNIEWSETMGIFHKIPDSTRIQFC is encoded by the coding sequence ATGGAATCCACCCAAGAGCAAACACGGATTAAGCAGGCGCAAAGTGGAGATCAGAAAGCTCTGGCTTTGCTGTTCCATCACTATTATCCTTTTCTGTTCAAATATGCGCTAAAGTTAACATGGAGCCGGGAAACAGCGGAAGATTTTGTGCAGGAAACGATGCTGAAGGCCATGACTCATCTCTCCTCGTATAATGGAACCTCCCGTTTTTCCTCCTGGTTGGTTACGATTGGAACCCGGCAGTATTTTGATCAGATTCGCAAATGCAAACGGGAGAAAAAATGGATAGAGGAAGAAAAAAAGCATGCGCTGAGAAAACTTCAATGGAATTTTGGTACTCATAATATAGAATGGTCGGAGACGATGGGGATTTTCCATAAGATTCCTGACAGCACCCGTATTCAATTCTGCTGA
- the atpB gene encoding F0F1 ATP synthase subunit A: MHKFPVLEIGGLNIDISTFLAIIISCIIVFVLAKLSVRNLSVDNPSKLQNFMEWVVEFVHNLIASTMPLKQAKTYISLGMTLIMFIFVSNLLGLPFGIVTEHHEPLTVAGHNIVSEQTIQEAVAKGKEGVEIAWWKSPTADLSVTSGLAAIVFFLVHFLGLTRNTKHYLKHYFQPFWFFFPLNLIETLAKPVTLALRLFANIFAGEVLIATILMAGIFGTPLLIAWQGFSIFVGAIQAFLFTILTMVYIADSTKHEEGH; encoded by the coding sequence ATGCATAAATTTCCAGTTCTAGAAATCGGCGGTTTAAATATTGATATTTCTACGTTCTTGGCTATTATTATCAGCTGCATTATCGTATTTGTTTTAGCAAAACTGAGCGTCAGGAATTTATCAGTAGACAATCCGTCGAAGCTTCAAAACTTCATGGAGTGGGTCGTCGAATTTGTACACAATTTGATAGCCAGCACCATGCCTTTAAAACAAGCCAAGACCTATATCTCACTTGGTATGACCTTGATTATGTTCATCTTTGTTTCCAACCTGTTGGGTCTTCCGTTTGGAATTGTAACCGAACATCATGAGCCTCTTACGGTTGCAGGACATAACATCGTATCTGAACAAACTATCCAGGAAGCTGTTGCAAAAGGAAAAGAAGGTGTCGAAATCGCTTGGTGGAAATCACCTACAGCTGATTTGTCCGTCACATCCGGACTCGCCGCCATCGTATTCTTCCTAGTCCATTTCCTGGGTCTAACACGCAATACTAAACATTATCTGAAACATTATTTCCAGCCGTTCTGGTTCTTTTTCCCGCTCAATCTTATTGAGACGTTGGCTAAACCAGTTACTCTGGCCCTTCGTTTGTTTGCCAACATTTTTGCGGGAGAGGTTCTAATTGCTACGATTCTGATGGCAGGAATATTTGGTACGCCTCTGCTTATCGCATGGCAAGGTTTCAGTATCTTTGTCGGTGCCATCCAGGCCTTCTTGTTTACGATTCTGACTATGGTATACATTGCGGATTCCACCAAACACGAAGAAGGACACTGA
- the atpD gene encoding F0F1 ATP synthase subunit beta, with amino-acid sequence MNKGRIVSVQGPVVDIEFERGHLPDILNAITIEKKAESANEVGIHLTVEVALQLGDNLVRCVAMSSTDGLVRGMEVVDTGAPIMVPVGPSTLGRVYNVLGEPIDGDGEADRTLTSPIHKPAPEYSDLTTQAEMLETGIKVVDLLAPYMKGGKIGLFGGAGVGKTVTMQELIHNIAQEHGGISVFAGVGERTREGNDLYHEMKDSGVIAKTAMVFGQMNEPPGARLRVALSGLTMAEYFRDEEGRDVLLFIDNIFRFTQAGSEVSALLGRMPSAVGYQPTLATEMGQLQERITSTKKGSVTSIQAIYVPADDYTDPAPATAFAHLDATTNLERSIAAKGIFPAVDPLASTSRILTPQIVGEEHYEVAQGVKEILQRYKELQDIIAILGMDELSEEDKITVNRARRIERFLSQPLHVAEQFTGIKGIYVPVKETVRSFKEVLEGKHDDLPEAAFINVGTIEEAREKAKTL; translated from the coding sequence ATGAACAAAGGACGCATTGTGTCCGTTCAGGGACCGGTTGTTGATATCGAGTTCGAACGCGGACATTTGCCTGATATTCTAAATGCAATTACCATTGAGAAAAAAGCAGAATCGGCTAATGAAGTAGGTATCCATCTTACGGTAGAAGTTGCACTTCAATTAGGGGATAATCTTGTTCGCTGTGTAGCTATGTCTTCTACCGATGGTTTGGTACGCGGAATGGAAGTCGTGGATACCGGAGCCCCGATTATGGTTCCTGTAGGCCCATCTACACTTGGCCGTGTATATAACGTGTTAGGGGAACCAATTGATGGAGATGGAGAAGCTGATCGTACTTTGACTTCTCCGATTCATAAACCAGCACCCGAATATAGTGATCTGACTACTCAAGCTGAGATGCTGGAGACAGGAATTAAGGTTGTCGATTTGCTTGCTCCTTATATGAAGGGTGGTAAAATCGGCCTTTTCGGTGGTGCCGGTGTAGGTAAAACCGTTACCATGCAGGAACTTATTCATAACATCGCCCAGGAACACGGCGGTATCTCTGTATTTGCCGGTGTAGGCGAGCGTACCCGTGAAGGGAACGACCTGTACCATGAGATGAAAGATTCTGGTGTTATTGCAAAAACTGCGATGGTGTTCGGTCAGATGAACGAACCGCCAGGTGCCCGTCTTCGCGTGGCTCTATCCGGTTTGACAATGGCTGAGTATTTCCGGGATGAAGAAGGTAGGGACGTTCTTCTCTTCATCGATAATATCTTCCGCTTTACCCAAGCGGGCTCCGAGGTATCCGCACTACTGGGACGTATGCCTTCTGCGGTTGGTTATCAGCCGACTCTGGCAACCGAGATGGGGCAGCTTCAAGAGCGGATTACCTCTACCAAGAAAGGTTCGGTTACATCCATTCAGGCGATTTACGTGCCTGCGGATGACTATACAGACCCGGCTCCAGCTACGGCATTCGCCCACTTGGATGCGACGACTAACTTGGAGCGGAGTATTGCTGCAAAAGGTATCTTCCCTGCGGTAGATCCTCTTGCCTCCACTTCCCGTATCCTTACTCCACAAATCGTCGGAGAAGAACATTACGAAGTGGCTCAAGGCGTGAAAGAGATCCTGCAGCGTTATAAAGAACTTCAAGACATTATCGCCATCTTAGGTATGGATGAACTGAGTGAAGAAGATAAAATTACCGTTAACCGTGCCAGAAGAATTGAACGTTTCTTGTCTCAGCCTCTTCACGTTGCAGAACAGTTCACTGGTATCAAAGGTATCTATGTCCCCGTTAAAGAAACTGTACGGAGCTTTAAAGAGGTGCTTGAAGGTAAGCATGATGACCTTCCGGAAGCGGCTTTCATTAACGTGGGTACAATCGAAGAAGCAAGAGAAAAAGCCAAAACGCTGTAA